A genome region from Pseudomonas sp. N3-W includes the following:
- a CDS encoding EAL domain-containing protein — MHMLPLRILVIGDNAFHRSIAVNMLWQSGCQEVFVAADGQQALGILEQVGAVDITLCDLRMEGVDSLALLQTVGRSRLAGSIIISSSLSADVRRAVGQLVSLLGMVLLGDVGKPLQFSALQRLLAKHMNEPVDERAVAPVAGSATEEEVRRALADQQLQTYFQPKFDLLTGDVCSIEALARWHHPAKGVLPASVFIPTIERCGLMDDLLFLQLEQGLKLQRQALDQGFALNIAFNLQAAQLVNAQLTCRIKTLLSDYDLPGSGLTFELTETGLLEAPAISLESLVRLRMMGCSLSIDDFGAGFSSLQRLCQLPFNEIKLDAEFVRGLKQEPRCRAVIKSTLALGEALGMTVVVEGIETEEQRQVLLELGCTQGQGYLCARPMTAAGLLNWLDLQRMAAVSCSVSD, encoded by the coding sequence ATGCATATGCTCCCATTACGTATTCTGGTTATTGGCGACAACGCTTTCCATCGCTCGATTGCGGTCAACATGCTTTGGCAGTCCGGCTGCCAGGAAGTCTTTGTTGCCGCCGATGGCCAGCAAGCTCTGGGGATTCTCGAACAGGTCGGTGCGGTGGATATCACCTTGTGCGACCTGCGCATGGAGGGTGTGGACAGTCTGGCTCTTCTACAAACCGTGGGCCGATCCCGGCTGGCGGGGTCGATCATCATCAGCAGTTCGTTGTCCGCAGATGTGCGTCGGGCGGTGGGGCAGTTGGTTTCGCTGTTAGGGATGGTGCTACTGGGCGACGTCGGCAAACCCTTGCAATTCAGTGCCCTGCAGCGATTACTGGCGAAACACATGAACGAACCTGTTGATGAACGGGCCGTGGCTCCTGTCGCTGGATCAGCGACTGAAGAAGAGGTGCGCCGGGCGCTCGCCGATCAGCAATTGCAGACTTACTTTCAACCAAAATTCGACCTGCTGACCGGTGATGTGTGCAGCATTGAAGCCTTGGCGCGTTGGCACCATCCTGCCAAAGGCGTACTGCCAGCCTCAGTGTTCATACCGACTATCGAGCGCTGCGGGTTGATGGATGACTTGCTGTTCCTTCAGTTGGAGCAAGGGCTGAAGCTTCAGCGTCAGGCACTCGATCAGGGATTCGCGCTCAACATCGCTTTCAATCTGCAGGCTGCGCAACTGGTCAATGCCCAACTGACATGCCGGATCAAAACGCTATTGAGTGATTATGATCTGCCCGGTTCAGGGCTGACGTTCGAACTGACCGAAACGGGGTTGCTCGAAGCGCCTGCAATCAGTCTGGAAAGCCTGGTGCGCTTGCGCATGATGGGTTGCAGCCTGTCTATCGATGATTTTGGCGCGGGGTTTTCATCCTTGCAGCGCCTGTGTCAGTTGCCGTTCAACGAAATCAAACTCGACGCCGAATTCGTTCGCGGGCTCAAGCAAGAGCCGCGTTGCCGCGCCGTCATAAAAAGCACCCTGGCGCTGGGTGAAGCATTGGGCATGACGGTGGTAGTCGAAGGCATCGAAACCGAAGAGCAACGTCAAGTCTTGTTGGAACTTGGGTGTACCCAAGGGCAGGGGTACTTGTGCGCGCGACCGATGACGGCGGCGGGATTGTTGAATTGGCTGGATCTTCAGCGAATGGCGGCTGTTAGTTGTTCGGTCAGTGATTGA